Below is a genomic region from Candidatus Binatus sp..
TGTTACTACGCCAAGGTGCTCGGCAAGGACCTCGAGATGGCGACCGAGGTGCTCGCGGACATTTTTCTCGAGTCGGTTTTCGATCCCGCCGAAATAGAGCGCGAGCGCCAGGTCGTATTGCAGGAAATCTCCCAGGCCGAGGACACTCCCGACGACTTCATCCACGACCTGTTCACCGAAAATTTCTGGAAGGGTCATCCGCTCGCGTTACCGATTTTCGGTTCGACCGAGACGGTAAATAAAATAGACCGCGAGCAGCTCACTTCGTTCATGGCGGCGCGCTACCGCTCCAGCCGCGTCTTTATCGCCGCCGCCGGCCAGGTCGAGCACGAGCGTCTTACCGCTAAATGCGCGGGCCTGTTCGGCGGCGTCGCCGGTGACGGCAAGGTCGAGAAATTCTCGCCGCCGGTTGACCGCCCGCTGGTGCTGAACCGGGAAAAGAATCTCGAGCAGGCGCACATCTGCATCGGCGGCCCCGGCATCAGCCAGTCGCATCGGCTCCGCTACGCAGCCTATGTGCTCAACACCGCGCTCGGTGGTGGGATGTCGTCGCGGCTGTTCCAGGAAGTGCGCGAGAAGCGCGGCCGCGTTTACAGCATCTACTCGTTCATCTCGTCGTTCATCGATTCGGGCTACTTCGGCGTCTATGCCGGCACCAATCCGGAATGGGTCGATGAAGTGCTCGAAGTCACCATCGCCGAGCTGCGCAAGGTCGAGCGCGACGGGCTGGAGCCGGCCGAGCTGGCGCGCGCCAAGAGCCAGCTTCAGGGCAACATGCTGCTTGGGATGGAATCCACCGACAGCAGGATGAATCGGCTCGCGCGCAACGAGATTTATTTCCGCCGCGACGTGTCGATGGACGAGTTGTCGGCGGGAATCGAGGCCGTCACCAACGACAACATCGTCGAGTTGGCGTCGTCATGGTTCCAGCCCGACAAGCTCGCGATGGTTCTGCTGGGCGATCTGAAGGGTCGCAAAATCGGCCGCGACGTCTTCGCCCCGCTCGCGTAGCCCGCAGTTCTCTTCAGCGCGCGCTTGCGATCGCGCGGCCAATTCGCCATACGAGATTGCAGCGATGCGACCGACTGTGAAAATTGCGCGGCTGCGCAAAAGCGCGCTGCCGATTCCCGCCTAC
It encodes:
- a CDS encoding pitrilysin family protein; its protein translation is MIQKSVIGNGVRILTEAMPQVVSSSIGIWVENGSRYEEPAENGTSHFIEHLLFKGTKKRTAAQIAEAFDAVGGVLNAFTGKEYTCYYAKVLGKDLEMATEVLADIFLESVFDPAEIERERQVVLQEISQAEDTPDDFIHDLFTENFWKGHPLALPIFGSTETVNKIDREQLTSFMAARYRSSRVFIAAAGQVEHERLTAKCAGLFGGVAGDGKVEKFSPPVDRPLVLNREKNLEQAHICIGGPGISQSHRLRYAAYVLNTALGGGMSSRLFQEVREKRGRVYSIYSFISSFIDSGYFGVYAGTNPEWVDEVLEVTIAELRKVERDGLEPAELARAKSQLQGNMLLGMESTDSRMNRLARNEIYFRRDVSMDELSAGIEAVTNDNIVELASSWFQPDKLAMVLLGDLKGRKIGRDVFAPLA